The region CTGGTTTTAAGGAATGTGGACTATATCATTGAGGCCCATTTTGAATTTACCGGCGAAGAAGATGCCAACCCCGGAAAACACGCCGATATTTTCAGAAGACGACTGGAAAAGGGCCAGCATTTCCACCAGCCCTATCTGGGATGCCGGGAGTTTCCCGCACGGGTTCTTCCGGCAGAGGACATCCTGCCCTCCTTTTTTTCCAAGGAGCCGGAAAGGGATCTGGGCTGGATGCTGCACGACATCGACTATCCCGACGGCATGACCCCACGGTTTTTCCGGGCGGTCATGAAGCAGGGCATCATCCATGTACCGCCATGGCAATCTGCGGAGGTGCGTTCATGATCCTGCAATCCTTAACGGCCTTTTACGACAGGATGGTGCAAGAACCCGAATCCCATATCCCACTTCCAGGATTTTCAAATCAAGGCATCCATTTTTGTCTTACCCTTTCAAAGGAAGGACAACTGACTGGAGACCCTATTGATCTTCGTGTCGATGGAAAACCAAGACAGCTGATTGTTCCCCAAGCAGTCAAACGATCTTCCGGAGTAGCTGCCAATTTCTGCTGGGACAACACAACCTACGTGCTGGGTGCCGATGAAAAAAATAAACCGGAACAGGCCAAAGCCCGCTTTGAGGCCTTCAAAACTCTTTTCCACCTGGTCACCGATAAAAATGAAGATACAGGAGTTAAGGCGCTAAGCCTCTTCCTGGAGACCTGGAATCCAGAAGCAGCGAACTCTTTGCGGTTCTGGGATGAAATGACCGGTTCCAACCTTGTATTCCGCTTGGAAGGAGATAACCTCTTTCTTCACCAACGCCCCGCCATCATTAAAGCATGGAAAAAGTATCTGGAACAGGATAACGATACAAAATCAGGGCATTGTCTCGTGTCTGGGGAAATAGAACCCATCAGCCGCCTACATCCAGCTATCAAAGGAATCCCAGGAGCGCAGACATCCGGTGCCGCCTTGGTGTCCTTTAATCTCCCCTCCTTCACCTCTTTTGGAAAAGAACAAAATCTCAATGCGCCCATAGGGAACACAGCGACCTTCGCCTACACCACAGCCCTTAATTACCTGCTGGATCGCAGCAACCGGAGAAAGATTCAGATCGGTGATGCCACCACCATCTTCTGGGCCGAAAAGACCTCACCCGTTGAAGACCTCTTTTCTTTTATGGTCGATCCTGACCTCATCCATGACGAAGGCTATCAAAGCCAGAGTACGGAACAGGACAAAAAAGAGCTGGAACAAAAACTCCATGCAGTTCTCAAAGCTACGGCCTCAGGCCACCGCCCCAAAGAGCTGGATCAGGAAGACAACCTTTTTTTCATCCTAGGGCTTTCCCCCAACGCAGCCCGCATTTCCGTCCGTTTTTTCCATGTTGCCACTGTCCGGCAGCTTACGGATACCATCGGTCTCCATTACAGACAGATGGAAATTGTTAAACAATACGACAATGAACCAGACTTCATATCACCGAGAAGAATCCTGAAGGCTCTGGCCGTCAGGGAAGATACCAAAAATCTTTCCCCCATTCTTTCCGGCCAGCTCATGCAGGCCATTTTCACAGGCAACTCCTATCCTCGCTCCCTCCTTGCCGCAGTCATGGGACGTATCCGTGCGGAAGGTAAAATCGACCGCATACGTTCAGGTCTGATCAAGGCCATCCTTATGCGCAACCAAAAAATGGAGATTCCCATCATGCTTGATCCGGAGAACACACAGACAGGGTATGTTCTGGGCAGACTCTTTGCCATTCTGGAAAAACTTCAGGAAGAAGCCGTACCCGGAACCAACGCCACTATCCGGGATAAATTTTTCAGCTCCGCATCCGCCACCCCCCAGAGAACCTTCCATGTGCTGCTGAAAAACGCCCAGAACCACCTCTCAAAACTACGGAAAGATCCTTCAAGCACAGGTCTTTCCATCACAAGGGATAAAATGATCACAGACATTGTGGCTATGCTGGATACCTACCCCGCCATTCTCTCCATTGAAGATCAGGGGCTTTTTACCCTTGGCTACTACCACCAGAAAAAAGCGTTTTTTACTAAAAAATCAACCCCTGAAACCGTGGAGGCATAAAATGACCGCTCTTCAGAACCGCTATGAATTCGTTCTTTTCTTTGACGTGGAAAACGGCAACCCCAATGGCGAT is a window of Desulfobotulus mexicanus DNA encoding:
- the cas5c gene encoding type I-C CRISPR-associated protein Cas5c, encoding MSYGCRIRVQGDYGCFTRPEMKAERVSYDVITPSAARGILEAIYWKPSIRWEIDRIHVLNPIRFDNIRRNEVSAKIPTGTAKKAMKDGSPLFMAAEENRQQRAALVLRNVDYIIEAHFEFTGEEDANPGKHADIFRRRLEKGQHFHQPYLGCREFPARVLPAEDILPSFFSKEPERDLGWMLHDIDYPDGMTPRFFRAVMKQGIIHVPPWQSAEVRS
- the cas8c gene encoding type I-C CRISPR-associated protein Cas8c/Csd1; protein product: MILQSLTAFYDRMVQEPESHIPLPGFSNQGIHFCLTLSKEGQLTGDPIDLRVDGKPRQLIVPQAVKRSSGVAANFCWDNTTYVLGADEKNKPEQAKARFEAFKTLFHLVTDKNEDTGVKALSLFLETWNPEAANSLRFWDEMTGSNLVFRLEGDNLFLHQRPAIIKAWKKYLEQDNDTKSGHCLVSGEIEPISRLHPAIKGIPGAQTSGAALVSFNLPSFTSFGKEQNLNAPIGNTATFAYTTALNYLLDRSNRRKIQIGDATTIFWAEKTSPVEDLFSFMVDPDLIHDEGYQSQSTEQDKKELEQKLHAVLKATASGHRPKELDQEDNLFFILGLSPNAARISVRFFHVATVRQLTDTIGLHYRQMEIVKQYDNEPDFISPRRILKALAVREDTKNLSPILSGQLMQAIFTGNSYPRSLLAAVMGRIRAEGKIDRIRSGLIKAILMRNQKMEIPIMLDPENTQTGYVLGRLFAILEKLQEEAVPGTNATIRDKFFSSASATPQRTFHVLLKNAQNHLSKLRKDPSSTGLSITRDKMITDIVAMLDTYPAILSIEDQGLFTLGYYHQKKAFFTKKSTPETVEA